From a single Flavobacteriales bacterium genomic region:
- a CDS encoding YncE family protein: MNRGAKIGLTATAAFAGLAWWLGRDKTSKPEDKTVLEKKTYDSGDDSFVGIINERLKAVLTPSNIRFEDQHKADLKKWGTKEGVIDTARDIAQKKKEKKKADAIEKAGKAFVKHNLPKLKIKQPGKKESTLWQKTYHDLLKEYSKTQVVITNTSTEAKFIRLWGANRPLSISPPAPADVEDHIIEETVSLAVGVHPQGIAYNPFNDLVYVADQLSGTVTVIDRSNLIVKTVQLQPSFPGFSSPVAVTVNHNTGYAYVAGSISDTVSVIDTALNVAGEIPVGTRPVSLAWNPKNNFIYVASLVDDNLTVINAFDNSIVTTLPAGDDPIDVAVHPVTGFIYVVNSGSDDVSIYDDTNTPVATLPLDSSPVPPVIRPVSVAFDPLNNNMYVAGELTATAYVVDTALNTVSTTVPTGPKPQNLFFNTSNGFIYVQNSGDNTLTVIQSDNTIKDTLAGLGNQSTGGVFNPANGLIYVSDSTLNTVNAIGYEALSSSITIDSDYKQKLENFQHTPALVQHARFVLSGIERIALLKVNDIKPTGSVSSKPVSFSNYFHPQNFLNVSEVHELGGEVIDGRHEWVFKIPALQTLTVLVWYKQFFMNYLIPKPKNQML; the protein is encoded by the coding sequence ATGAACAGAGGAGCTAAAATAGGATTGACTGCCACTGCGGCCTTTGCAGGACTGGCATGGTGGCTTGGCAGGGATAAAACAAGCAAGCCGGAAGATAAAACTGTTCTGGAAAAGAAAACCTATGACTCCGGGGACGACAGTTTTGTGGGTATCATCAACGAACGGCTGAAAGCAGTGCTTACCCCGTCCAATATCCGTTTTGAAGACCAGCACAAAGCCGACCTGAAAAAATGGGGAACAAAGGAAGGTGTTATAGATACTGCCAGGGATATAGCCCAAAAGAAGAAAGAAAAGAAAAAGGCAGATGCCATTGAGAAGGCGGGTAAAGCATTTGTAAAACACAACCTGCCGAAACTGAAAATCAAACAGCCCGGAAAAAAAGAAAGCACGCTCTGGCAAAAGACGTACCACGATCTGCTCAAAGAATACTCCAAAACGCAGGTGGTTATCACCAATACTTCTACCGAAGCAAAATTTATCCGCCTCTGGGGAGCTAACCGTCCGCTCAGTATCAGCCCTCCTGCTCCGGCAGATGTGGAAGATCATATCATTGAGGAAACCGTATCGCTTGCCGTTGGTGTTCACCCGCAAGGAATTGCCTACAACCCTTTCAACGATTTGGTATATGTGGCCGACCAGCTATCCGGCACCGTAACGGTCATTGACAGGAGCAACCTGATCGTAAAAACCGTTCAGCTGCAACCATCTTTTCCGGGGTTCAGTTCACCGGTAGCTGTTACGGTCAATCACAACACGGGCTATGCCTATGTAGCCGGTTCCATATCGGATACCGTCAGCGTGATTGATACTGCATTGAATGTTGCCGGTGAAATTCCGGTAGGCACACGCCCTGTTTCTCTGGCCTGGAATCCAAAGAACAATTTTATTTACGTAGCCAGCCTGGTGGATGATAACCTTACCGTTATCAATGCCTTCGACAACAGCATCGTTACCACACTGCCTGCAGGTGATGACCCGATTGATGTGGCCGTTCATCCGGTTACAGGATTTATCTATGTGGTCAATTCCGGCAGTGATGATGTAAGCATTTATGACGACACGAATACACCGGTGGCTACCCTGCCACTGGACAGTAGTCCGGTTCCCCCAGTAATTCGACCGGTATCGGTTGCCTTTGATCCGTTGAACAACAATATGTATGTGGCCGGTGAACTGACCGCAACTGCCTATGTGGTGGATACTGCATTGAACACGGTGAGCACCACCGTTCCGACAGGACCCAAACCGCAAAACCTGTTCTTCAACACCTCCAACGGATTTATCTATGTGCAGAACAGCGGGGACAATACACTTACAGTGATTCAATCCGACAACACGATTAAAGACACGCTGGCCGGATTGGGAAACCAGAGTACCGGTGGCGTATTCAATCCTGCCAACGGACTGATTTATGTTTCCGACAGTACGCTCAATACCGTAAATGCCATCGGCTACGAGGCATTGAGCAGTAGTATCACCATTGACAGTGACTACAAGCAAAAGTTGGAAAACTTTCAGCATACACCGGCACTGGTTCAGCACGCCCGCTTTGTGCTTTCGGGCATAGAGCGTATTGCACTGCTGAAAGTAAACGATATAAAACCCACCGGATCGGTCAGCTCAAAGCCGGTCTCTTTCAGCAATTACTTCCATCCGCAGAATTTTTTGAATGTATCAGAAGTGCATGAACTGGGCGGAGAGGTGATTGACGGAAGACACGAATGGGTTTTTAAGATACCGGCATTACAGACATTGACTGTGCTGGTCTGGTACAAACAGTTTTTTATGAATTATCTGATTCCGAAACCTAAAAATCAAATGTTATGA
- a CDS encoding N-acetylmuramoyl-L-alanine amidase, whose product MNKLKYLVIHCTATEEGRHFTKDDIIVWHTSPKPKGRGWNRPGYSDIVLLDGTLQNIVPFNQDDYVDLWEITNGVKGLNGHARHIVYVGGLEKDSKENKDTRTEAQKETLEVYVRYHLKRHPDILIMGHYQAPTANGKSCPNFNVPEWLKEIGVPKENIYAENQ is encoded by the coding sequence ATGAACAAGTTAAAGTATCTCGTGATCCATTGCACTGCCACCGAAGAAGGCAGGCATTTCACCAAAGACGACATCATTGTCTGGCATACCAGCCCCAAACCGAAAGGCCGGGGATGGAACCGTCCGGGCTATTCCGACATCGTGCTGCTGGACGGCACACTGCAAAACATCGTGCCCTTTAACCAGGACGACTATGTGGATCTGTGGGAAATCACCAACGGGGTTAAAGGACTGAACGGCCATGCCCGCCATATCGTGTATGTCGGTGGACTGGAAAAGGACAGCAAAGAGAATAAGGATACCCGAACCGAAGCCCAGAAGGAAACGCTGGAAGTGTACGTCCGGTATCACCTGAAAAGGCATCCTGATATTCTCATCATGGGGCATTATCAGGCACCAACAGCTAACGGCAAGAGCTGTCCGAACTTCAATGTACCGGAGTGGTTGAAGGAAATCGGTGTGCCGAAAGAAAACATTTATGCTGAAAACCAATAG
- a CDS encoding peptidoglycan-binding protein, with the protein MEKSKVKIPNAVIWTGAGIAVVAGIWFFFLRDKDKGALNSIKSVASSLGGGFRCISRDYPLTYGTCHPGVEKLQRYLNKMGASLDVDGKFGPKTRDAAIRYLKSEKFDQSFIDTLKV; encoded by the coding sequence ATGGAGAAAAGCAAAGTAAAAATACCAAACGCAGTCATCTGGACAGGAGCCGGAATAGCGGTAGTGGCCGGTATCTGGTTTTTCTTTCTCAGGGACAAGGACAAGGGTGCATTGAACAGCATTAAATCAGTTGCATCCTCACTGGGAGGTGGGTTCAGGTGTATCAGCCGTGATTACCCGCTGACCTATGGCACCTGTCATCCGGGGGTGGAAAAACTGCAAAGGTATCTGAACAAAATGGGAGCATCACTGGATGTGGACGGGAAGTTCGGGCCGAAGACAAGGGATGCGGCCATACGGTATCTGAAAAGCGAAAAGTTCGACCAATCATTTATAGACACACTGAAAGTATAA
- a CDS encoding M15 family metallopeptidase, producing MEIKRQHLYFGIGITAGVLVLAIAGRWAYKKFDIGTKLKLQTLHPSVRKKAEKFLAKARKQGINLIITSAYRDCKEQDNLYAQGRTKPGKVVTNARCGQSVHNYRMAFDVAPVIDGKVNYNKADWEAIGQIGESVGLQWGGRWSSFKDKPHFYDTGGKTVAQLMQESRLAA from the coding sequence ATGGAGATCAAAAGGCAACATCTGTACTTCGGTATCGGTATCACCGCAGGGGTGCTGGTGCTGGCTATTGCCGGAAGGTGGGCCTATAAGAAGTTTGATATTGGCACAAAGCTAAAGCTGCAAACGCTTCATCCATCCGTCAGAAAGAAAGCGGAAAAGTTTCTTGCAAAAGCCAGGAAACAGGGTATTAACCTGATTATCACCAGCGCCTACCGGGATTGCAAAGAGCAGGATAATCTTTATGCACAGGGGAGAACAAAGCCCGGTAAAGTTGTAACCAATGCCAGATGCGGACAGTCCGTGCACAATTACCGTATGGCTTTTGACGTTGCACCCGTCATTGATGGTAAGGTAAACTATAATAAGGCCGACTGGGAAGCCATCGGACAGATCGGTGAAAGTGTGGGCTTACAATGGGGAGGCCGGTGGAGCAGTTTTAAGGACAAGCCTCACTTTTACGATACAGGGGGAAAGACGGTGGCGCAGTTGATGCAGGAAAGCAGACTGGCGGCCTAA
- a CDS encoding helix-turn-helix transcriptional regulator — MDKKIHNRIKAVIAEQGKTNLWLADKIGKNKTTVSRWCRNEMQPTIETLFEIAEALDVDVRKLLVSNKES, encoded by the coding sequence ATGGATAAAAAGATACACAACAGGATAAAGGCAGTCATTGCCGAGCAGGGTAAAACAAACCTCTGGCTTGCAGATAAAATCGGGAAGAATAAAACAACTGTATCCCGTTGGTGCAGGAATGAGATGCAGCCTACAATCGAAACGCTTTTTGAAATTGCCGAAGCTCTGGATGTGGATGTGAGAAAATTGCTGGTATCGAATAAAGAGAGTTAG
- a CDS encoding tyrosine-type recombinase/integrase: MTSAYLFLDTRRANKNGEYRIKLRIVHNRNSKEIKLKYSCKENQWAGNRVKNYPNSGRVNAYLGNELARANQAISENIEKIDLLSPDEVKELIMSYDPNRKSRESAMTLREWADVLIERKRKAGNHGTAKIYDRSVRSALNFWDKEGLQLNEIDITFLKDFEAAELSKGNTVNTISIYLKTLRAILNAANRELESYTAEPFKNFSIKTKKTKKRAVSQDIIGKVRELKFDKETREGEADWNAQNYFLFMFNNRGMNFVDLAKLKAKQIIDTKYKGNKLVEGRLIYTRSKNNKDFSIKLTDESVRILNDYKLKDKAPEDYVFPIGFENTKTGLDTYNQKRNRYNRRFRKIAKLIGAPEINLTTYVIRHTWASIAKRKGIPTEVIGESLGHGDLKTTEVYLDSFDSKVLDDANELIVNV; encoded by the coding sequence ATGACTTCTGCCTATTTGTTTCTCGATACCCGAAGGGCCAATAAGAATGGCGAATATAGAATAAAGTTGAGGATTGTCCATAACCGGAACTCCAAGGAAATTAAACTAAAATATTCCTGCAAGGAAAATCAGTGGGCTGGCAACAGAGTGAAAAATTATCCCAACTCCGGAAGGGTAAATGCTTACCTGGGTAATGAACTGGCCAGAGCGAATCAGGCTATTTCTGAGAATATTGAAAAGATTGATCTGCTAAGTCCTGATGAAGTAAAGGAACTCATCATGTCGTATGATCCCAACCGGAAAAGCAGGGAAAGCGCCATGACTTTGAGGGAATGGGCTGATGTGCTTATTGAAAGGAAAAGAAAAGCCGGAAACCATGGCACCGCCAAAATATATGACCGGTCAGTACGGTCTGCTCTGAACTTCTGGGACAAAGAAGGATTGCAACTGAATGAAATAGACATCACCTTCCTGAAAGACTTTGAGGCAGCAGAACTCAGCAAGGGAAATACGGTGAACACCATCAGCATTTATCTGAAAACATTACGGGCTATTCTCAATGCAGCCAACAGGGAACTGGAAAGCTACACTGCTGAACCTTTCAAAAACTTCTCCATCAAAACAAAAAAGACAAAGAAGCGGGCGGTGAGCCAGGACATCATCGGAAAAGTGCGGGAGCTGAAATTTGACAAGGAAACAAGGGAAGGCGAAGCAGACTGGAACGCACAGAACTATTTCCTGTTCATGTTCAACAACCGGGGGATGAACTTTGTGGATCTGGCCAAGCTGAAAGCAAAGCAGATCATTGACACCAAATACAAGGGTAACAAACTGGTGGAGGGCAGGCTCATCTATACCCGGAGCAAAAACAACAAAGACTTTTCCATCAAACTGACGGATGAGTCTGTCAGGATACTGAATGACTACAAGCTAAAAGACAAAGCACCGGAAGATTATGTCTTCCCTATCGGATTTGAGAACACTAAAACCGGACTGGACACCTACAACCAGAAACGGAACCGTTACAACAGGCGTTTCAGGAAAATCGCCAAACTGATCGGTGCACCGGAAATAAATCTAACCACCTATGTGATCCGGCACACCTGGGCATCCATTGCCAAACGAAAAGGCATACCCACCGAAGTCATCGGTGAAAGCCTTGGGCACGGTGATCTGAAAACAACGGAGGTTTATCTGGACAGCTTTGACAGCAAGGTGCTCGATGATGCGAATGAACTGATAGTAAATGTATAG
- a CDS encoding YHYH protein gives MRMRKLAFLWMALTFVVVSCKKETDDNDNNSNTSTEVPAVYKKIYGATDIYIEGDYVVIKTKGRPDHKSPYYKDTQWESSLYEAYNGNNSAFAINPNRISEQNMTYKIPRNPAVNANHEATPLGAMGVALNGVAFYNQYAGPNNQQLTSEINSFDQYDGHPQQQGQYHYHVEPYYLTANSGEDALLGFLLDGFPVYGPKENGQTVNDNDLDEFHGHTGVTADYPDGIYHYHITATDPYINGNGYYGTAGTVSQ, from the coding sequence ATGCGCATGAGAAAACTTGCTTTCCTATGGATGGCCCTCACATTTGTGGTTGTTTCCTGCAAAAAGGAAACGGACGACAATGACAATAACAGCAACACCTCCACCGAGGTTCCGGCCGTGTACAAAAAGATTTACGGAGCCACCGACATTTATATCGAAGGCGATTATGTGGTGATCAAAACCAAGGGCCGTCCGGATCATAAAAGTCCGTATTACAAAGACACCCAATGGGAAAGTTCCCTGTACGAAGCGTACAATGGCAACAACAGCGCTTTTGCGATCAACCCCAATCGCATCAGTGAGCAAAACATGACCTACAAAATACCGAGGAACCCGGCGGTGAACGCAAACCATGAGGCCACGCCACTCGGGGCCATGGGCGTTGCACTGAACGGTGTGGCTTTCTATAACCAGTATGCCGGTCCCAACAACCAGCAACTGACCAGTGAGATCAATTCCTTTGACCAGTATGACGGCCACCCTCAACAACAGGGGCAATACCACTACCACGTTGAACCTTACTATCTGACTGCCAACAGCGGTGAAGATGCACTCCTGGGATTTCTGCTCGACGGGTTTCCGGTATATGGCCCGAAAGAGAACGGACAAACGGTGAACGACAATGACCTGGATGAATTCCACGGCCATACCGGTGTTACCGCTGATTATCCCGACGGTATCTACCACTACCATATCACCGCCACCGACCCATACATCAACGGGAATGGCTATTATGGCACCGCGGGTACGGTATCTCAATAA